The sequence below is a genomic window from Pelecanus crispus isolate bPelCri1 chromosome 10, bPelCri1.pri, whole genome shotgun sequence.
ACTGGGTGTTGGCAAAGCAGTGTACTCCTCAGGATAGAGTGAGATACAACTTGTATGAACTGAGCAAGAATAAATTAGTAGAAGACCTCAGTGTGTCCAGAACTTGTGATTCCTTAATGGTCATTTGTTGTCAAAGTAAAATTGGGGGGTGCTTTTGTTTGTGCAGTGTCCTGAAAAGGTAAATTGTTCTCAAAAGTTGtcacttgtttgcttttcagcctTGCCTCTTATCTCTtaatctgttatttttttattccagatgAGTAAGTACAGTTTTGTAGGGCTAGAAGTGATAATACCACCTCTTTATACAGAAGAAAGTAATACTGTTAACAAAATCAGTTCTTGTCATATGAAGATTCACAAAAGGGCTGGGTCTTTGCTCAAGCACTCCATCACGGCAGCTGATGTATAGTTACATAATCTATCTCTAGACTTCAAATTAAATAGAGCAGTTATTTAGATGTTTCTGTCAAAAATGGCTGCTCTAATTAGGCTCAATTGTACTTCCTTGTCAAATATTGCAAAACTGTCAAGGAATTGTGTGTTCATGTGGAAAAGGGCTAGTTAAACAGTGACTTGTCTTACATTGGTTAAATTAACTGAGTTGTCTGGAATTCGTGAGGTTATATCTGCTCATTGTCCTTCAGTGTGATGGGTTTGGGTACACTGCTATAAATCTGTTACCCATTATAAGACTGGAGATTGCTTGAGAAGCCAGTCAAAATAAGATAACATCTTCCCAATGGTGTTGCTGGGGAGTTGTTGTTTTTGTGGCTGAGGGCCAGGAATTCCACTGTGCTTTTGAACTGGTCTCTTGGAAAGCAGTACTTTTCTCTGTGGGACAAATGCTGTCCTTTGCATGGGTTTTCCTGTTTTGGGGCCCTTAGGAAACAGCAGGATAAAGTTCCTGTGTTACGCATGTGAAGTGCTGTGGTCCAACAGAAGACGAGTCTGCTATCGTCAGGCATGCAGCTGAGAGCAACGACGATAAATCAGCGTGCCTTCAGCTTTCTGTCCCGTGGGCTGTAAAAGACTTGAGTAttcgattaaaaaaaaaaaatctgatagaAAAGCAGTAATTGTCAACAGTGGCTGTATTTCTCCATTGGTATGTTCTAGGTTGTATAGAATATGTTGTCACGGCACCgacttctgttttgaaagaaggcgcattcctttttcttgctgGGCCTACTTCTAATTTCTGAGCTTCTGTATAAGGATGTGTATGACAGTTTCTGTCTAATTAAATTTGGTCCGTTCCACTACTCAGCCGTGGGCAAAGTATTTCTGTTCATAAACATCATACTATgtgatgctttcttttaaaaataataaaattaattgaattgAAAGGGACACAATGCTGGCACACAACTACACATTCTAACtcaatttttaagttttattttggttttttttagccCTGTTGGATTTTGTAACAACACTGCCTAGGAATTAAATTAGCACATCAGACATGGATTGTTATTAATGCCTTCatctttattaataaaattagAGGTACTTTTTTGTAAAAGGTGGATTCACAGATGCAGTAACAAGTTACTGTGTACATTGATGTAATTGAAATTTGAAGGCAGCAATCCATAGCTTTTGCATCTTAACAGttcttttcatgtcttttcaTTGTTGAAAATACACAAGCATTCATTCCTAGCATATCTCTTTCCTGTTAATTTTTTCTACAGAGTCATGATGACAAATTTCTAATTCCTTGGCTCTTTTTATGATATTTGTATGTGATATAAAAGCTGCATGAGTCGGATGCAGAACATACTGTGTGGAAACAGCTTGTTATTTGAACACACCAGTCCTAATTTAGCAGagtaaacacagaaaactgcagtttgTTAGGTGACTTTCATATGTATTTGTATGTGCGCGAACCTTCCTTTTCAAGCAATTCACAAAGAAATGGCTGGGCAcaatttttgcctttcaaaatcCATTGTATTAgaacatatgtgtgtgtgtgtgtatatatatatataaggaTGAAGACTGATAAATTGTTTGGAGAAAATGGAACATAATGagaaaataactattttgtttttccttttacctttaGAACAACCTAGGTATCCTGTGGTCTGAAAGGGATGAAATTAAAACTGCGCAAACTTACTTGGAATCTGCAGAAGCTTTGTATAATCAATACATGAAAGAGGTACTGTGTTTATCAATATCGTGGCAGGTCTTACTTTGATGTGCCACTTCTAGTTTTAGTAATCTTTGAAAAGACATATGGTGGAATTTGAGTTTCTGAGCTTTATGCTGGCTGCTATGATACTTCTGAAAAGTGATTTGTACTGCTAGCATAGGAAGAGACAAACTAGAGGATCACTTGCTAATTTCAGAATGGACttatttaggaaaataattttgctcaAAAATAATGGTCCTTTTTGAAAGCTCTTTGATAATCCAAAGTTGAAGCCAGGTAGAATTTGGCTTTTAATTAAGACTGTTCTTAGTCTTACCTTGGAAATGCTGTAAAAGGTCAATCcattgctttcagtgggaaaagaaaacaaaactaatatTTGCACGGTTTGCTCTGACCGCACAATATTGCAGAGAGGCAAGTGGTTTAGTTCCATATCCAAGAGGACAATCTTACAAACGGCTAAACCTCTGATGCATATTAAACAACCTTTTGAGTTGTGGATTCTGCTGTTCTGCTCTGTGTCAACAAAGACTCCTTTGTGCTATTTTTAAGCTCTTTGCAAAGCTCTTCCTAGCTGACTTGCCTCGGGGACAGTTCAGGAATGAGCTAAAAACATTTGTGGCCTTAAAGGAGCAGTAGCTGTGTCTCAGGACAGCTGTAAAGCTTGGGCAGAACTTAGTTTAATGAAATTGCAGTTTGGGTTTTAAATGAACTTGGTTTATAGCACGGATTATTTTTGTGGAAGTTTTAGAATGGGTTACTCTTTATCGGTTACTTCCTGCTGTATTACCAGCTTTCTAGCCATGCTGGCCTGCAGTGATCGGAGAGGTAGTGgatccaggaaaaaaaggaaaaaacagttgtGCCGAAAAGcttgtgtgtttattttctgtcctctgGATCGGTTGGCCTGACTAGAGATACTACATCTCTCTACAGATCCTCTCTCTAATTAATTCCTGATGTTCAACTTAGATATTTATACCCAGCCAAGCATGATATTGTTGGCTTCCACATCGCCTCTAAAAGATTCTGGCACTTGCTCTGGTGATTATAGAATTGTACCAGTAGTACCATATATTTCAGTGGATTAAACAATGCTGCCAAATGCTTCATGTTTTTACTGTGGTCTTTTTCTGAAAGGGTTAATTTTAGTTAGTTATCTGCATTTGTTGTTGGGTAAGGGCTAGTGAATATACCTCCTGGGGCTTTGCTGCCTGGCTAGGGTATATACACATGACTGTCAATAAGCCCGCATCagatcacttgttttttccccaacatttttttatttgccccTTTTATTTCAGGGCATTATATAGTCAAATGTATCTGTGTCTAaagactttgtttttattttaaagcaactaCACCAAAAGACTGTTTCTGTGTAACTTTATTGGGCTTCTGTcttgtttctctgaaaagaCTGAACTGCATTTGACATAATctgcaaagaattaaaaaaaaaaagaaaagcaggggctGAGGAAGCTTGTCTAGCTGCTTTATGGTTTATAAGGAGTTCCTTGCAGTGGTGTTTGATCTTTAGGATTTGTACAGCCGTGTCAACATTTGTCattcagaaattataaaaaCGTGAATATACTTTTCTTAACTTTCCCCATTTTTGAGGTGTCAGGAAGCCTTCCTGACTGGGAACCTTTGGTAAACTGTTGGCGATTGAGGCATCTTCCTGAACTGGTGGATTAATTGTTTACTAACTGGGTCTCATTAACTTACAAATGGGGTGGGGTTggttccccgcccccccccccccccccccccaatacaaCTAGAGCACCACCAAGGcaactgcaagaaaaaatttattttggtgGAGTTAAAAGATTCTTTTACTTTCTGCTCCTGAATGTTTTGAGTTcacatctattttaaaattattttcagaaaataattacttatTGTAATAATATCTTGCTATTAGGAAAGCTGTTTGTTTAATGCAGTACAGTGAAAATCTGAGGGTGCTAAACTCTAGGGGCAAGAGCTTGGGCTAATGAAGTCTGCCTGCAAGAGGAGCGTTGCAGAGCTTTTCCTCAGGATGATTACAGGCATAAGGCTTGACATCAGATGATAAATCTATAGATACAGGAAAGAGACAAGGGTCTAGCTTACTGTGTCATTTCAGTTGCTTTCTTTGCAGGAATATCAGCTCTAGTCTTGCCAGACTACACTGCAAATCTTGTTGGAAGGTTTATGAGCCTTTGTAAGGTGGTAAGCCTTTGTATctctaaagaaaacaagatggaGGGTTATAAATTCACAACTTCAAAACTAATGAGGTATAAACAGAAAACCCTAAAGATTAAAAGgtcatataaaaaaaatttacctcTCTGGTAGGTTAAACATACTTTTATTTGTCACTGTTTCAGACccattttttcatctttgaatAAAAAGATtccattaaaagcaaacaaacaaattctAATGAGAAGAAATATGAACATGAGActatgttttcttccctttaaagTTAATGCATTCTCTACTGTTGCTCCTGTCCCTGCTTGAGTCCCtattatctgaaaaaaagtatttctctgGACTGCTGCTTATTTATTGCCTTACTTTCTCTTGAGCTACGATATTAATGGCTTTAGGAAAGGGCTAGGAAAATTGCATACTAAACTGGGCTCTGTTACTAGCAGACATGTTGAGTATCCTTCAGGATGCACTGTGCGATGGTCAAAAGCCACCTTTAAGACAGACATCTTCATTTAAAGTATGTTAGAATTGGCATCTGAACTTATTCACAATTACAAAGGAAATTAGATAAGCGCAAACTAATAAAACTTAGCCATAAGCAGTGTTCATCTCTTGGGTTTGCCAGTTATGCTGACTGTAATTAATTGACAGTTGTTTTAAGGAAAGGTTGAACAGAGCGCTGCTGAAAGATGTATAGCTGTCGCCGATGCATTCATCTCGGAAACTAATGTCACAGAACgcagaaaaataagtttaaaatcAGAGTTACTTCTGTGTGCAGAGCAGTATCTTACTTTCCATTCTTgatcaaggaaaataaactattttgtATGTGTCATGAGATCTATCTCTGTGTAAGGATTCTGACAGAActcatggtttaaaaaaacccccaaacttctAAACGAAGTAGTTCACATCATTAATAAGTTGCATGTAGGTCATGTCTTATATCAAGGCTTAGCAGCTTCATCCTCCAAAGACATTGCCTGCTGTCTCTCGTTCATATATTTGAGTAAACAGTCTTGCCAGCTTGTGAATAAAGGGAGTCATTTCACAGTGGCAAGAGCAGTTTTTACAGCAGGTCTGCCGAGGACTCTGCACATCATGTTCTTTGCATTACTTCCTGCAGGATGTTTTCTTGTTACTGATTAGTGCAGCTGGGCAAATGAATATTTCACACTTGAAGGCATGCTCAGTATTAAATCGATGCTTTAAAAACCATTATGTTATTGTATAAACTAAAGACACCCAATTACAGTCTTGTAGAATCCAGGTTGAGTGTTCTGGTGCATGCATTGCTTTAAAGCACGTAAGCAGAAGTCTTCTACAAGCTGAAAACCTTGTAATTCCATGTGGAATTGTGGCTTTCTTCCTCTAAATCTCTTGAGTTTTGTGGAATTGCACCGTGTGCGTGACATTCAGATAGGTGTAGACGTGTTATGTGAAGTTTTGTTGAATTTGGGAGTGAAAAACGGTAAATGGCCTGCAGCCAGAAGAGGGAGCACTATGTTACAAAGTAAGAGAAATGTAGTTTACTGAATGCATCATGTACTCTTGCAGGATGGAAATCCTCCCCTGGATCCCAGTGAACATTTcatggcagaagaagaaaaactcacAGACCAAGAACGATCCAAAAGGTGGGTGTGTAACAGCATACTTagattattgttattttttttaatttatgaggGTGTATttagggagggggaaaaaaaaagaaatctaaagagACCGGTATTTTTTCCAGGTTTGAAAAAGCCTATACACATACTCTGTATTATCTGGCACAAGTCTACCAACACCTGGAGATGATTGAGAAGGCTGCTCAGTATTGCCATACTACTCTTAAACGACAGCTCGAGTATTGTGGCTACTACCCGGTAGAATGGGCACTCAATGCTGCTACTTTGTCACAGTACTATCTCTCTAAGGTAATATAccaaatgtttttctgctgtaattGCATCATAAATGTAACTGTCGAAGACAGACGATTGTTTAAACAGCTGTTTGAGAGAGGGTACCACGTTGAATTAAAAATGTCCTCCTGTAAAAGCCCACGTTGTCTTCTGACATGAAACATCTGTTAGTTTTTTCTGAAGAGGACATAGTGGCTTCGCTTTCCTGTGGTGTTGTGATGGCAGTAGGAAAAATGAGCAGGGGTGTAGACATTAGAAAAGCTCTATAGTTTATGAAGTCTTAGCAGTGATGTGACATGATGCTTCTAAGTAAAACTTAAGTAatctcttaattttaaattgtttcttatAATCATATTGTTCTCTTACAATGcagagtttaaaaacaaaaacatcttaGGACTGGGGTATTGCATGTTGTATATTTCCTATAAATTATTGTCCTTTGTACTTTAGCATGTGCTTAAGACTTGAGCCTATGTGAATGTCAAAGCGAATGCGTAAGATGGTAGCTGTTTGCTTCCGCACATCTGCGTTGGCTCTAAATAATCCACTACGTTAGGAAATGCTTCAATTTTATTTAGGAATTTTTATATTCCAGACTATTCAGATGCTCTTTCCTGATGCTTAAAAGACTTCTGCCGTACCTAAGACAGCTAATGCTAATTTCAGTAATAACTTGTGTCATGTCTTTTTGATGCATTGATAGCACTAATCATTAAACAATGCATTGTCAAATAGGAGTAAAGGAATCTAGACCTGACTCATAATGTTGACTTGTACGTCCAGCTCATTCTGACTAACACCCCGTGATACAATCTTTACCGCAAGACATCACTTCCTTTACCGCAAGGAAATGATAGTAGCATAGATCAGAACAGTGAAAATGTTCACAATGTATGTATGTAGTATTAAAAGCAAGGATTGCTATTGTGGCTGTGGTAGAGAGGAAAATGGTTGGttagaaaatactgtattgAGTAGTAGACGTggaaaaattgtgtttcttcttccagtgTCCAGGGGAATATGCTGCAGAGCCTCTCAGTTCTGTCATTACCCTTGTGTTCATGTATCTTTACTGTCTGAGGCGGGGGGTGTAGCCAAGCTGAGAGCAGTGCTTGGGCTGCTTATACCGGTGATAAACgctgctctttctgtttctctcagcAATGCTTTATGGAGTCCCGACACTGTTTAGCAGCGGCCAGTGTCATCTTTAGCCAAGCTGGACAGGTGCCATCTGCTGAAGACAGTAAGTTCACATAAaagttttcaataaaatattgtGAATTAAGCATCATTGATACACGATGTTAGAAGTTTAGCAGTGTGTACAAAACTTTTCGCAGTGTTAATTTTCTAACACCTTTTTAATTAACAATCAAGTGGaatgtttctgaagagctgCTACTACAGCTTAAGATGGGCTATGAGTAAACCCTGTGGTGTTGTGACTCAAGTGCTTCTTGCTGGTGTTTCAGAAAGCATACCGGAATAAAAGTGAAATTTAAACCAATATCCATTTCAATAGTGGCAAGATCTCTGTTCACCTGTTTGTCCTTGTACATGTGCTTAAAATGCAGCCTGCCTTTGCTTCTCCGTGATCAGAGGGCAGTGATTCaatgaacaaaaccagaggCTTCCTGGGAATAGTTttaaaagagggagggaaacTGCAGCtcttaaaaaccccaaatccaggCGTTACTTGTATTGTCTTTTGTTGCTGGATGCTGCAGCCTCATTAATGGCTATTTTTGGAGTTGTAGCTCCCCTCCTTGTTGTTTTGGGTATTGATGCAAAGGAATGACTTTGGTTCAGCGCAAAGATCAATAAAAGAAACTTTTAGAGAATTGACCGCAATTTTAAGGACCTGTGGTTACATGATAGTGTCAGTACGCAACATAAATCCTCTGGTTTAGGCTTAGTCTTTGCTTATCTACAGCACAGCCTTTTACATTCTGCGTCTCAGGCAACTGAAAGCTGCAGATCAATAGAGGTTTAACTCGTAGAGAGTGAGCAAGTACTCAGGGTATCCCCTGTGCGAGTTCATAACTGACTTTGAACAGTGAATATATTGGTTGAGTTTTAATGGTTTGAGCTGTTTAGAACACAAATCCTTTAATCCACTTGATGTTGTTATTTCAGGTTAAAATATGACCTGAATAGACACAACTGAGTCTTACTTAATTGAAGTTCAGTGATAGTACattaatttcattgcttttagTATTTCTCTTAGCTCAGAAAATACAGCACTCTGTGGAGTTGCCTTTCTTACTATTTAAGTACTTTGAGGATGATGTCCAAAGGCTTTTAGTTTCAGGGAGACAGGGCTGTCGAGAGTCAGGTTATGCTAATTGGTTAGGCTGTTTGAAAACAGTATATTATGAAATATTCAGTAGGTCTGAATTAGTGTTTATGGGCTTCCATAGCTACCTGACTGCACAGTTGTCAGTGTTCATTAATATAATACTTAAGCCAAAAAATGAGGTTATAGAAACATAGAGTCAGTCATGGTTTCAAATTCAGGTGTGAGACTGGAAGTGGTAGGGAAGAGTCCTATTTTTGGTTGTACTTTATAGatttctttcataatttttgGTCAAGTCAACTAACTACTTCTATCTTGACTTCCTCCTACACCAAAGGGGAGTAGTgatatttgtgtttgtttcaaTGGAGTAAACATTTGTcctattttcccttccttttcacGGTACAGAGAGCTGGGCTGTGGACTTGAAGATCATTATGCAGAAAGTTCTAACTTTAATACACAGTCAGCACTGGCCACTCAAGCACATTCATTTTATCATGTTAATCGGAATATAAACAAATATGGAGATACTTAGTAAAGGTGCCCCTTCTTAGATTAGCAACAGTTCTTATTTCCTTAATAAGAACAACTTGATTTGTTCTAATGAAAGAGAATGAACACAGTGGATCAGAGTCTGAAGTTGGCTTTTTATTTGGTGAACAGGAATGCCAGCGTCCCCCCGTTGCTCAGCTGACTCATTGCCTTCTGCCTAGAGACTGGGAAATGAGTTCTCTCTGAAATCAGTCTGGTATCTGAAAACGTTATCTTGAGACATCAGCAGTGCTGCTACTTGTAACAGCGGGGAGActgtggggagaaaaatacagaagttgtAGAGCTAATAAATCTTATGTTGGTACCAGGTGGATTACCCAAAGGCAGTTTCCCCTacttttgttccctttttttggtAGCAAGCCTGGGGCCCACTGCAATACTAATGCCCTAGTCATCCTCAGAAACAATTACTGGGCAGGCACCTGaatctcagaaaacaaattgtCCCGATTTCTGTCTCTTGTTAGAGACATGAAAATCTTTTCCAGTAAAACACCTCCAAGATCAAAGGTCTTTTTAAACATAGGTTATGATCTATTTTTGGGGAAGAATTCACGCATGACAGATCCACGTTAATCTGTATGGTTTTCTACCAAAATGACAGTTTACAGAATTGTTACAGAAACTAACATGGAGAACATCTTTCTGtctaaaaatgaggaaaaattaattaaatacaaataacgTATTTGCATGTAACATTTGAGGTTCTTTCTGGAGTGCTTCACTTCTCTTAAGGTTTTTATGTGTTTATGTCCATTCAATAGATGAAACGGAGCAAGACCAACAAGACCTTCGacagagaaaagctgaaattgCAAGGTGCTGGATTAAGTATTGCCTGAATCTCCTGCAAAGCGCTCGGAAATTACTTGAGGTAAGTGAAAAGCTGTTCTGTAGCTGTCattgattaaaaagaaacaaaggctGTTTTGACGTTTGTAACAGGAATCAATTCATAGTTGGTAGCAAATGATAAACAATTGCTGAATGAAGAATACAATAGATGCTTGCAGTGTAGCAGGTGTTTCATAGTATGCTTGGACTTTAATGCAGGACTTagaaaaaagcacagagagGAGATCAGCTCTGTAGTGTGATCAGTGCACTGCTTGTACAGCAGCTTCACAAACTTctctctgctgcattttcttgCAGCTTGATTTGGCAGATCATTTCTTATTTAATTGCTAGTAAGAACATCTTAATACACAACAGTCTTGTGTGCTGGTGTTCTCATTCATTCAAGCCTTTGATTCATTCAGGTGTTCATTTCATTCATTTAGTTGCTCATTGGAATGtttaaaacagcatttgctgaaatgctttgcagaagcagggCCTTTGGGCTTTACATTTATTGTTTTGGCTATATTGTCGCAGAGGGTGGGGAGACTAAATTGTCTTAGTCTTATGTTTTTACAGAATTGAGACTGTAATTTACAtggtattttgtaaatataagGTCTAATATGCCAAGGTGTCTTCTCTTCTGTCTTGTTGCTAACTAGTTCGTATTTCAAAGGTAACTCATAAATAAAACGGTTCAGTGTAAGGCACTCTTGGTAAGCCACGTGCATTTTTAATTAGTATGCTTTGTCATTTCAGGATAACATAGGAGAACTGGATCCAGACAGGCAATTGGAACTTAAAGcccaaaggaagaaagaggaggatgaaaaagagaagggCAGGAAAAAAGCTGTCCTTTTTGGGACGAGCGATATATGTGACTCTGTCTTAGCCATGGAAGAGAAAGTGAGCAGCGTATATCCTTTAGATTTTCAAGAAGCCAGAGAAATCTTCCTAGTTGGTCAGAACTATGTTCAGGAAGCAAAAGAGTTCTTTCAGGTTGATGGTTACGTTACTGACCATATTGAAATTGTTCAGGATCACAGTGCTTTGTTTAAGGTACTTGCTTTCTTTGAAGAAGACTATGAGAGACGTTGCAAAATGCACAAGCGTAGAATAGACATGCTGGAGCCTATATGTGCAGACTTGAATCCACAGTACTATCTGTTGATTAGTAGGCAGCTTCAGTTTGAACTAGCCGACACCTATTACGAGATGATGGATTTAAAGGTAGCTATCGGTAACAGGTTAGAGGAGCTAGACTCccacacaattaaaaaaattaattctctgGCTCAGTTAGCGATCAAATATTATGAACTCTTCTTAGATTCTTTGAGGAACCCAGATAAGGTGTTTCCTGAACAGCTCGAGGAAGATGTTCTTCGCCCTGCGATGGTGGCTAAATTTCATATTGCACGACTGTATGGTAAGCTCATTACTTCGGATAGCaaaaagcaactggaaaacATGCAGACATCATTGGAATATTACACATTTCTGGTAGACTATTGTGAGAAGTACCCAGATGCTGTCCGTGCCGTTGAAACTGAACTAGAACTCAGTAAGGAGATGGTGGGTCTTCTTCCAACAAGAATGGAGAGGCTAAGAGCAAAACTCTGTCCGTTCATATAAATACTTGCCTTGAAGGAAATGTGCACTATTAAAATGATATCTGTCCAAACCACTGCTGTCAGACAGCTTCCGTACTGATTGGTAGAACTAAGGTGTCAGCAGGTCGGCCGGGCACCTAGAGCCTGCGGTCGCGTAACTTCACGAGAAACTCGGAGCTCTCCGGTTCAGTAGCTCACCCACACTAATGGTATACACTTTAAATGTAAAGTGAATGTCCAGCTAATGCTTTGTATTGTTTGTCCTGTATGTAAATATAAACCTTTTCTCCCTTACCGGTTTTTCCTTCAGCATATGGTTCAGTTTCTAAATGTAGTGCTGtatgaaaattgtttcttttaagagaATCACTTTAGGAAAATTTTTCTAAGAAACCTGAGGCACGTTCTTCCAACTGGAATATATTTTATCCTTTCTAACCTTTGTCCCCAGAAAACTTTATCCGTATGAAGGGAactttatgttattttcagtatttattttgtatgttgctcagtgttttcttttttccccccctgttAATCCAAACCTAGCTGATAGAGGCTCAATAAATGGACTAGCTTGGCTAAATGGTTTTTTCCCAGAGTCCTTAGAATTCTGTTTCCTTGTGTCTTACTAAGATATACGTTACAACTTTGGCCAAAATAAATAGTTGTGAAAGCGTTTCCACATGAGTGTCTTCGGTAAAAACGTGAGCAATTGAAGTGCCAGAACCAAGAGCAAGAAAGCAGCAAACTTCCTTGCTTGCGGCGGGAGGAGATACCCTGCTCTTAAACACACCGGGTAGAGGTGCTGTGCCCTCGTGCTCCAAACAGTTGCCAAATGCAGCTTAAAGGCCTGGGATGCCGGGGAAGGCTTCTGACCTGGTGCTGGTCAGGCAGCCCAGGTGCTGTCTTTGCCGCAGCTGCAAGGAGGGACCTTTCTGAAGTTGCTGCAGATCCCAGCGCTGCCGAGGCTCTATTCAAAAATCTGCCTGTGTGCCGTCGATTGCTGACTTCTCTCCTAAAGCCGTCCTGGTTGTCAATAAGGACCTGCTGATCTGGCAGCGTTCCTGGTCATACACAACCTGTTACTTTTGCCTTGTTCTAATTAGCCGCCTATTAACTCTTTATGGAAGACCAGGCTGCATTTCTGACCCAAAACGTACACAGAGGTTGTCTTGTATTTCTGGTGTCCGTAGAAGGATACGAACCAGGCCCTATTTCAGATAAAATGTAGGCTGAGCGCGTCGTCAAACCATATATTAAGAGATTACAGTCAGGATCCCAGGGGATACGGGGAGAGCGAAGCGACAAGGCGATGGGGTGCGCGGTGGCGTGCCGCTCTGTGCGCCAGCAGTC
It includes:
- the KIFBP gene encoding KIF-binding protein isoform X2: MAAAGGGWAEVCEKFRTARTLSAVESRKDPETEPYRSKYSARALLQEVKQLLSAAEEGGEARLVAVRRAVLEYELGVNHTDTEELSAGEEHLQRCTQLLEPHRLSPDCVSLYIQAQNNLGILWSERDEIKTAQTYLESAEALYNQYMKEDGNPPLDPSEHFMAEEEKLTDQERSKRFEKAYTHTLYYLAQVYQHLEMIEKAAQYCHTTLKRQLEYCGYYPVEWALNAATLSQYYLSKQCFMESRHCLAAASVIFSQAGQVPSAEDNETEQDQQDLRQRKAEIARCWIKYCLNLLQSYALSFQDNIGELDPDRQLELKAQRKKEEDEKEKGRKKAVLFGTSDICDSVLAMEEKVSSVYPLDFQEAREIFLVGQNYVQEAKEFFQVDGYVTDHIEIVQDHSALFKVLAFFEEDYERRCKMHKRRIDMLEPICADLNPQYYLLISRQLQFELADTYYEMMDLKVAIGNRLEELDSHTIKKINSLAQLAIKYYELFLDSLRNPDKVFPEQLEEDVLRPAMVAKFHIARLYGKLITSDSKKQLENMQTSLEYYTFLVDYCEKYPDAVRAVETELELSKEMVGLLPTRMERLRAKLCPFI
- the KIFBP gene encoding KIF-binding protein isoform X1, yielding MAAAGGGWAEVCEKFRTARTLSAVESRKDPETEPYRSKYSARALLQEVKQLLSAAEEGGEARLVAVRRAVLEYELGVNHTDTEELSAGEEHLQRCTQLLEPHRLSPDCVSLYIQAQNNLGILWSERDEIKTAQTYLESAEALYNQYMKEDGNPPLDPSEHFMAEEEKLTDQERSKRFEKAYTHTLYYLAQVYQHLEMIEKAAQYCHTTLKRQLEYCGYYPVEWALNAATLSQYYLSKQCFMESRHCLAAASVIFSQAGQVPSAEDNETEQDQQDLRQRKAEIARCWIKYCLNLLQSARKLLEDNIGELDPDRQLELKAQRKKEEDEKEKGRKKAVLFGTSDICDSVLAMEEKVSSVYPLDFQEAREIFLVGQNYVQEAKEFFQVDGYVTDHIEIVQDHSALFKVLAFFEEDYERRCKMHKRRIDMLEPICADLNPQYYLLISRQLQFELADTYYEMMDLKVAIGNRLEELDSHTIKKINSLAQLAIKYYELFLDSLRNPDKVFPEQLEEDVLRPAMVAKFHIARLYGKLITSDSKKQLENMQTSLEYYTFLVDYCEKYPDAVRAVETELELSKEMVGLLPTRMERLRAKLCPFI